Within Bacteroidota bacterium, the genomic segment CATTTGAACGCAATTTGGTATAATAACAAAACACACAAACAAAATTTCAAAAAAAATAAGCATTGAAAAATTCAAAAAATTTTAAATAATTATCAGTATTTCACATTAAAATCTTGAAAATTTTCTACTTGACTTTCAGAAATATTGATGCTTTTTATATAGGAGTGTGAAGGTCCGTTATTGCACCACATTTTGAATGCATCTAAGTTTTCAACTTTGCCTTCTGCTTCAATATACACAGAACCATTTGGGAGGTTTTTTACAAAGCCTGTAATATTAAAATGTTTTGCAGAATTCAATGTTGCCCATCTGAAACCTACTCCTTGAACTTTTCCTCTTATAGTAATATTATAATGTTTTTGCAAAAATAAATTAATTTGCTTGTTACAAAAAACCAATAGCTTATCGCTATTAGGATCGTTTTAATAAGAAAAGGATTTATAAATGGTAGTTAATTAAAACTACCATTTATAAGATAAATTTTGTTATTTATCTCCATTTTCTTGTTCAGAATCATCATCAGCATCTACTGATATATTTGTCCAAAAGTTTTTAAACGAACGTTTCATGCCTTGAACATCATAACTTACTCCAATAACCATCGCCATTGCAAAGATAAGTAATAATAGTCCTAAAATAGGACGTATATTCCTTGCCATTAATACAATGCCTAGAATGACAAGTATCAATACAATGATAACAATTGTGAGAATAAAAGGGTCTGATAAAAAATCAAAAATACCTAGTGTAAAAATATTCATATATTGTCCTCCAAAATATTAATTTGTCAAATGTTTGTTTTTAGCTTCAATTTTCAAACATTTTTAAAAACCATAAAGGTAAAATAAATTTTACAAAAAAACAAATTATTTTTAAATGAATTTGTAATTTTATATTAAAAAATGTGACTTATGTATTGTTATTAATGTTCTTAACTATATGACTGTAAATAGAAAATGTAATAAAAAACAGTACCCTAAAATACTAATTATTTTTAATATCTTTTTTATTTTACCTCTAAAACATAAAAAAAATTATTTTGTGAACAAGTTTAACAAAAAAAACTCATAAAAGAACCTGAATTTTTGTAAACTTGAAAGGATAAAAAGTAAAGCAAATATTGTAATGTCAAA encodes:
- a CDS encoding acylphosphatase, whose amino-acid sequence is MQKHYNITIRGKVQGVGFRWATLNSAKHFNITGFVKNLPNGSVYIEAEGKVENLDAFKMWCNNGPSHSYIKSINISESQVENFQDFNVKY